In Anaerolineales bacterium, a genomic segment contains:
- a CDS encoding sugar ABC transporter permease, whose translation MPLSTAADYRIHNLLWACATLVFIAVTSVALGYLGRLVARARGLSAGEQRKVFVGVAFAGPWIVGFFIFVLGPSLVSFYYSFTNYKLGEPITTLSLGNYQTLFNSATTQGRQFAGALFNSLYYALIGVPLQIFAALGMALLLNRDLPLIKGFRTIFYLPVLLAGSAAALLAWRYMLGTNGGFVNIALRKLADSFFVFGWLYRGFIYVMETFSALWAGFTRGDPIGPFKYAIPVVITVLTLIYLSRGDWTDGKRANAWRVAQIFIIIFCFGLVIKLLTDAPITGSWVQPGKVALIGKLFTFQTTLEQPENLDYLRKVYASETLSSLWFYLAGGLTLIGVSSVSTIAVIGDGARAQLRRRLVAGALIIFGILALSTIIDGARYFQAFDAYTAATGKPSYHFTLFRQMATTFPEPNRLPLWMTNELWSKPSLVLITMWSSGAGMLIFLAALKGVPKSFYEAAQVDGASRIQQFFKITLPLISPAMFYNLVIGVIAALQTFDTIYILQNTNTIDSLRSAAYFLFTRTFQQGQIGEGAAVSWILAALILTVTALQFRWSRRWVHYEA comes from the coding sequence ATGCCACTCTCAACCGCTGCTGACTATCGCATCCACAATCTGCTTTGGGCGTGTGCAACCCTTGTCTTCATCGCTGTGACGAGCGTAGCCTTGGGCTATCTTGGTCGCCTCGTTGCACGGGCGCGGGGGCTTTCCGCTGGCGAACAACGAAAAGTGTTTGTGGGGGTTGCCTTTGCCGGACCGTGGATCGTCGGCTTTTTTATCTTCGTCTTGGGTCCGTCTCTCGTCAGTTTTTACTATAGCTTTACAAACTATAAATTAGGCGAGCCAATTACAACCTTGAGTTTGGGAAATTATCAGACCCTCTTCAACAGCGCAACGACTCAAGGGCGGCAGTTTGCCGGAGCGTTGTTTAACTCGTTATACTACGCCCTGATCGGCGTGCCGCTTCAGATTTTTGCCGCGCTGGGCATGGCGCTTTTGCTCAACCGCGACTTGCCGTTGATCAAAGGCTTTCGGACAATTTTTTATCTACCTGTCCTCTTGGCGGGGAGTGCGGCGGCGCTGCTGGCATGGCGTTACATGCTTGGCACAAACGGCGGTTTTGTAAACATCGCCTTACGCAAGCTTGCTGATTCATTCTTTGTCTTTGGTTGGCTGTATCGCGGCTTCATCTATGTGATGGAGACCTTCAGCGCGTTGTGGGCAGGCTTCACGCGGGGTGACCCGATTGGTCCGTTCAAGTACGCCATTCCCGTTGTGATCACTGTTCTCACCCTGATTTACCTCTCACGCGGGGATTGGACAGATGGAAAACGGGCAAATGCGTGGCGTGTGGCGCAGATTTTTATCATCATTTTTTGCTTTGGGCTCGTTATCAAGCTGTTGACTGATGCCCCCATCACTGGATCGTGGGTGCAGCCGGGCAAGGTCGCCCTCATAGGGAAACTGTTCACCTTCCAAACGACGCTAGAGCAGCCAGAAAACCTTGATTATCTGCGGAAAGTGTATGCCAGTGAGACGCTTTCCAGTTTGTGGTTCTACCTTGCTGGTGGGCTGACCCTGATCGGCGTCTCGTCGGTCAGTACCATCGCCGTGATTGGGGACGGCGCACGGGCGCAGTTACGGCGGCGTTTAGTTGCCGGGGCGTTGATCATTTTTGGGATACTCGCCCTGAGTACCATCATTGATGGAGCGCGGTATTTTCAGGCATTTGACGCCTACACTGCGGCAACGGGTAAACCAAGCTACCATTTCACACTATTCCGACAGATGGCGACGACCTTTCCAGAGCCAAACCGCCTACCTCTGTGGATGACGAATGAATTGTGGTCAAAACCGTCGCTTGTCTTAATCACGATGTGGAGCAGCGGGGCGGGGATGTTGATCTTCCTTGCCGCCTTGAAAGGCGTGCCAAAATCGTTTTATGAGGCGGCACAGGTAGACGGGGCGAGTCGGATTCAACAATTCTTCAAAATCACCCTCCCGCTCATCTCCCCAGCGATGTTCTATAACCTTGTCATTGGCGTGATCGCCGCCTTACAGACGTTTGATACGATCTACATTCTTCAGAACACGAATACCATAGA
- a CDS encoding extracellular solute-binding protein, which translates to MSRKLFRVFSLIVVAALIVAGFAGAARPVRASGTSLEIYITGLSDDTMKWFREVVFPAFQKDHADVTLEILTGGWGDFDATVAGWITAGDGPDIVYLGSEYAATYGKLLTDMDPLLADWSELSNFLPAALDTAKFDGKLRGLPLLMSPRPIFYRTDLVTGEFKAPLTFAEALDFVKANTEFSADGAVSKQGFIDIGGGLFDAQEFIAYVWSAGGELYNEDGTSAFDSAATAEALQFMYDRRRLVLPTEQTAGLPPIEGTPLGSGKVVSGIFPMWNVPALSDKVWESVAIEPYPAGANGSPVVQVFTDWLSVPAYVPAEKLPVVADFLKFLGTKEYALALNKAAGFTPVRTDAWTDIRANSPVWDRLLGLAEEYGRGFSDIRASAELRPLLVEQITKFLTDQQSLEDTQANLKSEYDAILKAAGFIN; encoded by the coding sequence ATGTCTCGTAAACTGTTCCGCGTTTTTAGTTTGATCGTAGTCGCCGCGCTTATTGTGGCGGGCTTTGCCGGTGCTGCACGTCCCGTCCGTGCGTCGGGGACGAGCCTCGAAATTTACATCACGGGCTTGTCTGATGACACGATGAAGTGGTTCCGCGAAGTCGTCTTCCCTGCCTTCCAAAAGGATCATGCAGACGTCACGCTGGAAATTTTGACCGGTGGTTGGGGCGATTTTGACGCCACCGTTGCCGGCTGGATCACAGCGGGCGATGGTCCCGACATTGTGTATCTTGGCTCGGAATACGCTGCCACCTATGGCAAACTCCTCACTGATATGGACCCCTTGCTTGCCGATTGGTCTGAACTCAGCAACTTCCTCCCCGCTGCGTTGGACACGGCGAAATTTGATGGCAAGCTGCGCGGTTTGCCGCTGCTCATGTCCCCCCGCCCGATCTTCTACCGCACGGACTTGGTGACGGGCGAATTCAAAGCGCCTTTGACCTTTGCCGAGGCGTTGGACTTCGTGAAGGCGAACACCGAATTCAGCGCTGATGGCGCAGTCTCCAAGCAAGGCTTCATCGACATCGGTGGTGGCTTGTTCGACGCGCAGGAATTCATCGCCTATGTGTGGTCGGCAGGTGGGGAACTCTACAACGAAGACGGCACGAGCGCCTTTGACAGCGCCGCCACCGCCGAAGCGTTGCAGTTCATGTATGATCGCCGCCGTTTGGTTCTGCCCACCGAGCAAACCGCTGGGCTGCCCCCGATTGAAGGGACACCTCTGGGGTCGGGCAAGGTCGTCAGCGGTATCTTCCCCATGTGGAACGTACCTGCGCTGAGCGATAAGGTGTGGGAGAGCGTCGCCATTGAGCCGTATCCGGCGGGCGCGAACGGCAGCCCTGTAGTGCAGGTCTTCACCGACTGGCTCTCCGTCCCCGCGTATGTTCCTGCCGAAAAATTGCCAGTGGTGGCAGACTTCCTGAAGTTCCTCGGCACGAAAGAATATGCGCTGGCATTGAACAAGGCGGCTGGCTTCACCCCTGTGCGTACTGACGCATGGACGGACATTCGCGCCAACAGCCCGGTGTGGGATCGCTTGCTCGGACTCGCTGAAGAGTACGGGCGTGGCTTCTCCGACATCCGTGCCAGTGCCGAACTGCGTCCGCTGCTCGTTGAGCAGATCACGAAGTTCCTGACCGACCAACAATCACTTGAGGATACGCAGGCGAATCTCAAGAGCGAATACGACGCTATCTTGAAGGCAGCCGGCTTTATCAACTAA
- a CDS encoding SIS domain-containing protein: MYHIEREIAEQPEVMRRLITEGMPLAEQIAAAIRAFNPAFVTIAARGTSDNAGRYAQYLWGIRAGLSVGLATPSVHTLYEAAPNLSRAVVIGISQSGRAEDVRKVLDDARAQGALTISLTNNAESPLAQSALYHLPLMAGEEISVAATKTYTAQLTAVALIAAALTENAEMRDYLAKLPDLAAETIRGTEGIRAWAERYRYMDRFVTTGRGYNYCTAFEISLKVKELCYVTGVEYSEADFRHGPIAMVSRGFPVFSIAPAGKALPNMISLLEKLNERGAENIVITNDDAAAALGVRAMRIPAGVPEWLTPLLAVIPGQVFAYQLALAKGHSVDQPEGLRKVTITQ, translated from the coding sequence ATGTATCACATTGAGCGCGAAATTGCCGAACAACCAGAGGTCATGCGCCGCCTGATTACCGAGGGAATGCCCCTTGCCGAGCAGATTGCCGCTGCTATCCGTGCCTTTAACCCCGCCTTTGTCACGATTGCTGCACGGGGAACAAGCGATAACGCCGGACGCTATGCGCAATACCTATGGGGTATTCGCGCCGGACTTTCCGTTGGCTTGGCGACACCCTCCGTCCACACCCTTTACGAGGCTGCCCCCAACCTGAGTCGCGCTGTCGTCATTGGTATTTCACAATCGGGGCGGGCGGAAGATGTGCGCAAGGTACTCGATGACGCACGGGCGCAGGGGGCGCTCACCATCAGCCTGACAAACAACGCCGAATCGCCCCTTGCTCAAAGCGCCCTCTACCACCTCCCGCTAATGGCGGGGGAGGAAATCAGCGTTGCTGCCACAAAAACCTATACCGCCCAATTGACCGCCGTCGCGCTGATTGCCGCCGCCCTGACCGAGAACGCCGAAATGCGCGACTATCTGGCGAAACTCCCCGATCTTGCCGCTGAGACGATTCGGGGGACGGAAGGGATTCGGGCGTGGGCAGAGCGCTACCGTTATATGGATCGCTTTGTCACCACCGGACGCGGCTATAACTACTGCACCGCCTTTGAGATCAGCCTGAAGGTGAAGGAACTGTGTTATGTCACGGGCGTTGAATACAGCGAGGCGGATTTCCGGCACGGACCGATTGCGATGGTCAGCAGGGGGTTTCCCGTCTTTAGCATTGCGCCGGCGGGAAAGGCGCTGCCAAACATGATTAGCCTTCTGGAAAAACTAAACGAGCGCGGCGCAGAAAACATCGTGATCACCAATGACGATGCGGCGGCGGCGCTTGGTGTGCGGGCAATGCGCATTCCGGCGGGCGTCCCTGAGTGGCTGACGCCTCTTCTCGCTGTCATTCCGGGGCAGGTGTTCGCCTACCAATTGGCGCTGGCAAAAGGACACAGCGTCGATCAGCCAGAGGGCTTGCGCAAAGTGACGATCACTCAGTAA
- the obgE gene encoding GTPase ObgE: MIDEATIYVKSGKGGDGFVHFHREKFVSRGGPDGGDGGRGGSVILVGTRRVNTLYSFLHKKKFVAADGKNGSIVNRTGSSADNLRIDVPLGTLVRDAATNDLLADLTTEGQEIVVAKGGRGGRGNQHYATSTNQAPRMAERGVPGEERRIKLELRLIADVGIVGVPNAGKSTLLSVISNAKPKIAAYPFTTLEPQLGVVVVGDRDIVVADIPGLIEGAHMGIGLGHTFLRHIQRTRVLIHLLDGAGENPLADFNQINAELALFDEDLAKKPQIVALNKIDLPDAEAHWEAVERALTDKGYTVVKLSAATQSGTQDLMNRVAAILAALPDTLEALTEEVMPLYAYTEDEESAFTISRDANGAYHVRGKRIERAAAMTYWEFEETLNRFQKILEVLGITKALIAAGVQVGDTVFIGDYELEWTH; the protein is encoded by the coding sequence ATGATTGACGAAGCAACCATTTACGTAAAAAGCGGGAAGGGTGGCGATGGATTTGTCCACTTCCACCGCGAGAAATTTGTCTCTAGAGGCGGTCCCGATGGCGGTGACGGCGGACGGGGCGGAAGCGTGATCCTTGTTGGAACACGGCGGGTAAACACCCTTTATTCCTTCCTTCACAAGAAAAAATTTGTTGCCGCTGATGGCAAAAACGGCAGCATTGTCAACCGCACGGGAAGCAGCGCGGATAACCTGCGTATTGATGTTCCCCTCGGCACGCTTGTTCGCGATGCGGCGACGAATGACCTGCTTGCCGACCTCACCACCGAGGGGCAAGAGATCGTGGTGGCAAAGGGCGGGCGCGGCGGGCGCGGAAACCAGCACTATGCCACCAGTACAAACCAGGCACCGCGCATGGCGGAACGCGGCGTCCCGGGCGAAGAACGCCGCATCAAACTGGAACTCCGCCTGATTGCCGATGTGGGCATTGTTGGCGTCCCTAACGCCGGAAAATCAACACTTCTCTCAGTGATTAGCAATGCCAAACCGAAGATTGCCGCCTATCCCTTCACCACCTTAGAACCGCAGTTGGGCGTTGTTGTGGTCGGGGATCGAGATATTGTCGTTGCCGACATTCCCGGTCTAATCGAAGGGGCGCACATGGGTATCGGCTTGGGGCATACCTTTTTACGCCATATCCAGCGCACTCGCGTCCTGATTCACCTCTTAGACGGGGCGGGCGAAAACCCCCTTGCCGATTTCAACCAGATCAACGCCGAACTCGCCCTCTTTGACGAGGATTTGGCAAAAAAGCCGCAGATTGTCGCCCTCAATAAGATAGACCTCCCCGATGCCGAGGCGCATTGGGAGGCAGTAGAGCGGGCGCTGACGGACAAGGGCTACACGGTGGTGAAACTCTCCGCCGCTACCCAAAGCGGCACGCAAGACCTAATGAACCGTGTCGCCGCGATCTTGGCAGCGCTCCCCGACACACTGGAGGCGCTCACTGAGGAAGTCATGCCCCTCTATGCCTATACCGAGGATGAAGAATCCGCCTTCACCATCAGTCGCGATGCGAACGGCGCCTACCATGTGCGCGGAAAGCGCATTGAGCGGGCAGCGGCAATGACCTATTGGGAATTTGAGGAAACGCTCAACCGCTTCCAAAAAATCTTAGAGGTCTTGGGAATCACGAAGGCGCTGATCGCGGCGGGCGTGCAGGTGGGCGATACCGTCTTTATCGGTGACTATGAGTTGGAGTGGACGCACTAA
- the nadD gene encoding nicotinate (nicotinamide) nucleotide adenylyltransferase — translation MDALMTGISGNIGIIGGTFDPPHIGHLILAETAADVLSLDRVLFAPAADPPHKQHHKQQGAMTPAPQRVAMVERAIAENPRFALSRVDLDREGPHYTVDMLRLLCEESPTAQLYFLMGGDSLADFPKWRDPEGILALARLAVIRRPGDAVSFEALRAVIPQIEERAVIMDAPLMSLSGYSVRALIAAGRSVRYQIPDPVAAYIRDMGLYR, via the coding sequence GTGGACGCACTAATGACGGGCATCAGCGGGAACATCGGGATCATTGGAGGGACGTTCGACCCACCGCACATTGGGCATTTGATCCTTGCTGAAACGGCTGCCGACGTACTGAGTCTAGACCGCGTGCTGTTTGCCCCCGCCGCCGATCCGCCCCATAAGCAGCACCACAAACAGCAAGGGGCGATGACCCCCGCCCCGCAGCGCGTGGCGATGGTTGAACGGGCAATTGCCGAGAACCCTCGCTTTGCGCTCTCCCGCGTTGATCTGGATCGGGAGGGACCCCATTATACGGTGGACATGCTGCGCTTGCTCTGCGAGGAATCACCTACGGCGCAGCTTTATTTCCTGATGGGGGGCGATTCGCTGGCGGATTTTCCCAAGTGGCGTGATCCAGAGGGGATTCTTGCGCTGGCACGCTTGGCAGTGATCCGCCGTCCGGGAGATGCCGTCAGTTTTGAGGCACTGCGGGCGGTGATCCCGCAGATCGAGGAACGGGCGGTGATTATGGATGCCCCTTTGATGAGTCTTTCCGGCTACAGCGTGCGGGCGTTGATCGCGGCGGGGCGCTCCGTCCGCTATCAAATTCCCGATCCAGTGGCGGCATACATTCGAGACATGGGGTTGTATCGCTAA
- a CDS encoding response regulator, translated as MNDQTWRILLAEDSFDDVQLVTKILTHYGIEVHHAANGVECLAMLFDLAPDLVITDLAMPEMDGWQTLQNIRADARTEDLPVIAIIAYHSTTVAEDAQSAGFNAYFSKPISPTTFVQSLRDLLLVG; from the coding sequence ATGAACGATCAAACGTGGCGAATTCTCTTGGCGGAAGATTCCTTTGACGATGTTCAATTGGTCACCAAAATTTTGACCCATTACGGGATTGAGGTGCATCATGCCGCAAACGGCGTTGAATGCCTGGCAATGCTTTTTGACCTTGCCCCTGATCTGGTCATTACCGACCTTGCCATGCCCGAAATGGATGGGTGGCAAACGCTCCAAAATATCCGTGCCGATGCCCGCACAGAAGACCTTCCTGTGATTGCAATTATCGCCTATCACTCGACCACCGTTGCCGAGGATGCCCAAAGCGCTGGCTTCAATGCCTATTTCTCGAAGCCAATCAGCCCAACCACCTTTGTCCAAAGCCTGCGGGATTTGCTGTTGGTGGGTTAG
- a CDS encoding response regulator, whose protein sequence is MPSMDGYALLGVIRSRPTVQSVPVIALTANAMIGDEDSIRNAGVDGYIGKPFSLITFVKEITEVVTQLDTAGT, encoded by the coding sequence ATGCCTTCTATGGATGGTTACGCGCTTTTGGGGGTAATTCGTTCCCGCCCCACAGTTCAAAGCGTGCCAGTGATTGCTCTCACCGCCAACGCCATGATTGGCGACGAAGACAGCATCCGTAATGCGGGGGTTGATGGGTACATTGGCAAGCCATTCTCGCTTATCACCTTCGTCAAGGAAATTACAGAGGTTGTTACACAGCTAGACACCGCAGGAACATGA
- a CDS encoding MASE1 domain-containing protein, which produces MAAITAAVGIVYALTAQIGFQFAIAGNVTAVWLPSGVALAAVISFRRTALPGILLGSFYGNIRAFYAPESLPTALTVSLIIGLGAVLEAYLGDYLLRRFTKIPHYPFTLTNDVLIFAGLAALGACLINATMGTISITLAGYAKPENFAITWVTWWLGDAVGILIITPALLIFSRRPPYGIERLPETLLHQGLFLLLGFLAFRSGYPIEYTIIPILLVSVFRFEQYGAAGSILIVALIALVTTIQGVSSFRRPDLNESLLLVQAFVSTVAITALILAAEISGRRASQENLEERVRLRTRELEETNAQLNKARLDAEAANKAKSAFLATMSHELRTPLNAVVGYTEIQLAGMAGELNDEQRNYQERVLVNARDLLGLINEILDLSKIEVGRLDIINKPYTLRTMVNELIAQYHVLAEEKQIALTVDLDPALPNRIMGDMGRVKQIVVNLLSNALKFTEKGAVEVHLKKVSDASWSLAVTDSGMGIPSHLQETIFDEFRQGDSAANRQHNGTGLGLAIVRKLALLMSGNVRVQSTPGQGSTFTVTLPLIPA; this is translated from the coding sequence ATGGCAGCGATCACAGCCGCTGTGGGGATCGTCTACGCGCTCACCGCGCAAATCGGCTTTCAATTTGCTATTGCTGGAAATGTCACCGCTGTTTGGCTGCCTTCTGGGGTGGCGCTGGCGGCGGTTATTTCGTTTCGGCGGACTGCCTTGCCGGGGATTCTACTCGGCTCGTTTTATGGGAATATTCGTGCGTTTTACGCCCCAGAGAGCCTACCTACAGCGTTGACGGTAAGCCTTATTATCGGGCTAGGGGCAGTCCTTGAAGCCTATCTGGGGGATTATCTTCTCCGGCGTTTCACCAAGATACCTCATTATCCGTTCACCCTGACGAATGATGTCCTTATCTTCGCGGGCTTGGCGGCATTGGGCGCGTGCCTGATTAACGCCACCATGGGGACAATCAGCATCACCCTTGCCGGCTATGCAAAACCAGAAAATTTCGCCATTACGTGGGTCACTTGGTGGCTAGGGGATGCCGTTGGTATCCTCATTATCACCCCTGCCCTACTGATCTTTTCTCGCCGCCCACCTTATGGGATTGAACGCCTGCCAGAGACACTTCTCCATCAAGGGTTATTCCTTCTGCTCGGCTTTCTTGCCTTTCGCAGCGGCTACCCCATTGAATATACAATAATTCCCATCTTGCTGGTGAGTGTTTTCCGTTTTGAGCAGTATGGCGCTGCCGGATCAATCCTCATTGTTGCCCTCATCGCCTTGGTGACGACCATTCAGGGCGTCAGCAGCTTTCGTCGCCCCGATTTAAACGAATCGCTGCTCTTGGTACAGGCATTCGTCTCCACAGTAGCGATTACTGCGCTTATTTTGGCGGCAGAAATCAGCGGACGGCGGGCATCTCAGGAAAACCTTGAGGAGCGCGTCCGCCTGCGCACCCGCGAATTGGAGGAGACAAACGCACAGCTAAACAAAGCCCGCCTTGACGCCGAAGCCGCAAACAAGGCAAAGAGCGCCTTCCTTGCCACCATGTCCCATGAACTGCGCACCCCGCTAAACGCTGTTGTTGGCTATACGGAGATTCAATTGGCGGGGATGGCGGGCGAACTGAACGACGAACAGCGCAACTATCAAGAGCGTGTTTTGGTCAATGCCCGCGATCTTTTGGGCTTGATCAATGAGATTCTTGATCTTTCCAAGATTGAAGTCGGACGCCTAGATATTATCAACAAGCCCTATACCCTGCGGACGATGGTCAATGAGTTGATTGCCCAATACCATGTCCTTGCCGAAGAAAAGCAAATTGCCCTGACTGTAGACCTTGACCCCGCTCTGCCCAATCGTATCATGGGCGATATGGGGCGGGTGAAACAAATCGTCGTCAATTTGCTCTCCAATGCCCTTAAATTTACCGAAAAAGGCGCTGTGGAGGTGCATCTTAAAAAAGTGAGTGATGCCTCGTGGTCACTGGCGGTAACCGATAGCGGAATGGGGATTCCTTCCCACCTTCAGGAGACGATCTTTGATGAGTTTCGTCAAGGTGATTCTGCTGCCAACCGCCAACACAATGGGACGGGCTTAGGCTTGGCCATTGTCCGCAAACTTGCCCTGCTGATGAGCGGCAATGTGCGCGTTCAAAGCACGCCCGGTCAAGGCAGCACGTTCACCGTGACCCTCCCCCTGATTCCCGCCTAA
- a CDS encoding alkaline phosphatase family protein: protein MINEESIRAVRTSRLNSHFGKPLYDGYGFAALPGTIQTMLTGHLSPHRLPSPALGLFPPHYEKVIVLFIDAFGWRFVERFYKKYPFLQRIAQEGVISVLSTQFPSTTSAHVTTFHTGKPVGETGIYEWFIYEPTLDAMIIPLMYSYAGDEIPETLRKSPANPKTIYPRQNVYSDLAARGVKSYLFQPHNIIHSTYTETLSQGASLIGYRTLSEGLVNLAELALRVKGKALFYWYYDAIDSICHRYGPDSPHVAAEIDTCMNALERLFHAAVAGKLKNTAVMLIADHGQTEVNPETTVYLNQALPALVPLIRQGQRGDLLTPAGSSRDMFLHVLPNAVDEAQTMLTRRLEGYAEVYRTNTLIEQGFFGETISDSFRARIADLVVLPYQGNTVWWYEKGIYEMRFLGMHGGLGAEEMETNLLFYPYI, encoded by the coding sequence ATGATCAACGAGGAATCGATCCGCGCCGTGCGGACGAGCCGCCTAAACAGCCATTTTGGAAAGCCGCTCTACGATGGTTATGGCTTTGCCGCCTTACCGGGAACAATCCAGACAATGCTCACTGGACACCTCTCCCCACATCGCCTGCCGTCCCCCGCATTGGGACTTTTTCCACCTCACTATGAAAAGGTGATCGTTCTATTCATTGATGCTTTTGGCTGGCGGTTTGTGGAACGGTTTTACAAAAAGTACCCTTTTTTACAACGGATTGCCCAAGAGGGGGTCATCAGCGTTCTTTCTACGCAGTTCCCTTCAACAACCTCCGCCCATGTGACGACCTTCCATACGGGGAAGCCCGTCGGGGAAACGGGTATCTACGAATGGTTTATCTACGAACCAACCTTAGATGCGATGATTATCCCCCTGATGTATTCCTACGCCGGAGATGAGATACCGGAAACACTTCGCAAAAGTCCGGCAAACCCCAAGACGATCTACCCCCGTCAAAACGTATACAGTGATCTTGCCGCACGGGGGGTAAAAAGCTACTTGTTCCAGCCCCACAATATCATCCATTCCACCTACACAGAGACTCTTTCTCAGGGGGCGAGCTTGATTGGCTATCGGACACTCTCTGAGGGGTTGGTGAACCTTGCCGAACTTGCGCTACGGGTCAAGGGGAAGGCGCTCTTTTACTGGTACTATGATGCCATTGACTCGATCTGTCACCGCTATGGACCCGACTCTCCCCATGTCGCCGCCGAAATTGATACCTGTATGAATGCCTTAGAGCGTCTTTTTCACGCGGCAGTGGCAGGTAAACTGAAAAATACAGCCGTCATGCTTATTGCCGATCATGGACAAACGGAGGTCAACCCTGAAACGACGGTCTACTTAAATCAGGCACTCCCCGCACTCGTACCATTGATCCGCCAGGGGCAGCGGGGAGACCTTCTCACGCCCGCCGGCTCCAGCCGTGATATGTTTCTCCATGTCCTTCCCAATGCCGTAGACGAGGCGCAAACGATGCTCACCCGCCGCTTGGAAGGCTATGCCGAGGTGTATCGAACAAACACCCTGATTGAGCAGGGATTCTTTGGGGAGACCATTTCGGATAGTTTTCGGGCGCGGATTGCTGATCTCGTTGTCTTACCCTATCAGGGGAATACGGTTTGGTGGTATGAAAAAGGCATTTATGAGATGCGCTTTTTGGGGATGCATGGCGGCTTGGGGGCGGAAGAAATGGAGACAAATCTGCTGTTCTATCCTTACATATAA